In Lolium rigidum isolate FL_2022 chromosome 3, APGP_CSIRO_Lrig_0.1, whole genome shotgun sequence, the genomic window CGATGTGTGTGCCCTCCAGCTGGAGTAGGCGCCTAGCGTGTTGCACGACGGTGAGCTCCGGCCGCCGTGCGAGCAGGTCCCCGATGGCCTACTGCTCGGCTTCCCATGCCCACTCGATTTGTCCCACCGAGACATAATGGCGAGAGGTCTCCTTCGCGCACTCCTAGATGGCAGAGTTTTCACCCCCTCGAGCGGTCTCGTGTCGCCTCTTCCTGGGCGGTTTCAAAGGAGGCGAGCAGGGTGGCTTGCTCGCCGCTCGTTGGCGGGTGGCCgaactcctcgtcgtcatcccacccCTTGATGTCCTTGTCGTCCTTGTCGTCCTCTTCAACAAAATCGTTCATCTCCTCCTACTCCGCCGGCTAATACTCCTCGGCAATCTGCGGGAACCACTCGCGAGCGGCAAAGgtgagcttggcccacgtggtctGCAGTCGGCGAGGCATGACTTTTGAGAATGGGGATGGGGACGGTTGTGTCTTTGTTGTGGGTGAGAGGGCGAGGCCGCACGGCATGACCTTTTAAAGTCGATGGCCAATTCCAACGTGCGGGAGCCCCCTCCCCCCGCGAGGAGCATCTAGTTATTTCCCCTCACGGACCAAATGGGCGTTAGTGCACCTACAAGCCCAACGCGTACATGGGCCGGATGGTTGTCCACACGGCCACCCGAACAGATCAAATTAGACACAAAAGATGTAATAATGCATGCAGTTGTCGATCAACATCAAACTAGTATTAAAAGTACACTCGACTTCGTCCAAAGAGAATCTTGTCTGAGAGCTTTATTGGTACTCTCTATAACTTCTCTCTGTGATGACCCAACTAATCGAATATACTTGTCTTTAGCGGGAAGTGAGATTTGATTAATCAACAACCAAGTGTACACAATCAGTGGGGAAACATATACAAGCAAATGTGATTATCCCACGCACCATAATCCTCCATCTCGCAAGTTGGGTTAACTTCTTGGCTTGGCTAGTAGTTGCATCATCGATGATCATTATACTTCAGCCTGTTTCGTATATATCTGGTTGTTGAGGGCATTAATTACGAGCAAAGGATCAGATACGAGAGTGACAGATTGAGGATGGGTATGATTACCCAAAGAAAGTCCCTCCAAGCAAGCATACGGTTCAGCTTCTTCCACACATAGATATCAATATTTTGCGAGATAGGTAGGACAACTCAATTGCACTTGTACCTTAACCTTGATTCTTGTATTCCTCCCTATAACATAATATGCAAAGCTGCACATATTGGAATCGACGTCGAAGACCCTGTCAACATCGGTAATGAAAACATAGTCGCAGTTCATTTGATGAATCGATGACAATGTTTCAACAACGATTTGCTAGTTTCGAGCGAGAGTAGCACCTCCAACTCCATAATTGAAATCACCTTCGTCGTAAATCTACCGAGTCATGCTGCTTCAGATATTTCAAATTGTTACAAGGACAACATATTTTTATATGAACACGATTTCGTTTGGTAAAATCATTCGATTCTTTCATAGTAGGCTTAGCTAGTGTTTCAGACCAATCTTCAATAAATTCAATCCTTTCTTGAATGGTTATCAAtatttttaattaatttaatttccCTGTACATATCGATAACATCAGGTCTTAACCAAGAGTGTTCATAGAAAAAAAGATAAGTACCACGTCAGCTCCAACAGATAAACCCGGTGCAGATATGTGTGGAAATAAATCTTGAAACTCAaaagttacaaaaaaaaaaaactcggcTCAAACCCACATTCTAACTGGTAGAGTTGGGTATGACCTCCTTAACATAACAAGACTAAGAAGACCAGCGGGGATGATAGACGATGACAATTAAACTAAATCTTTGATTATTACATGGGTATATAGTGATGAAactagaaaacatcaagcaagttTGGCACACTTTACATCACACACCGCAACTGAACAAATATGACATACTCATTTCCTCTACCAGAGAAGAATGACTAACTCATTTAAGTAAGTAGACTAGATCACCTAGAGACACTTTCTTTACCTCCAGTCCACTCGATGGacagagatcaggtgacatgccatAGGCATGTCACCGATGAACAGTGCCGTAACATGCGCTTTAGGCCGTTGGATCGAAAATGAATAGACAAGATCAAACACTGTAGCGATGCACTGTAGATGACCCTGTAGCAGATGTACTGTAGCGACGCACTGTAGATTTGTCCCTGTAGCGATGCACTGTAGATTGTTCCTATAGCGGCTACTGTTCATGTTCATCTGGCCATCCATTTTCAATCCAACGATCAGAACATGGTTGCATGTCACAACACTGTTCATCGGTGACATGCCtattgcatgtcacctgatctctgtCCCCACTCGATACTACTGACATCGTCCTCTCTTCTCCCGACCTTCGTGCAATGGAGAAACAATGAAGTAAGTGTCGTATAGAAGCAATCAAGATATGTTGTTCCCTTTTGCAATGATCTAGAGGAGTTAATCAAGTAAACTCACACGAGATGTACCTAGTTTGTGTCTGGACTCGGTATTTAACGAGTTTAGTAATGCCATCTTaataccttatcaagttctacaaATTTTGAGTAGCTGTATGTACTATCGACCCATGTAAGTAGCatggagaagacaaaaagaacacATATAAGTAGCTTCGGGATGACATAAAGCAGCACCGTCAAATAACATGATAAGTATTTTTTTTGCAGTCAGATAGTGAGAAGGTGTAATTGATATCGTTGCGatatttatatatattttttataaaaactcTCTCCGAGATGTATTTTGACGCATTTTTGTTAGTGGGCATGGCAAAAAACAAATCCCTAACTATGGGCCTTCTGCCCTTCTTCCGCTAAGGCCCAGCTGACCACAATGGTATCCAATACCACCACGGGCCGGACCGACGCGTACAGGGTCTCGAATCTGTTACCTGTTCGGAAAGCAATCCACGCCCACGCCCGCAAATAAGAGCTCACCTCTCCCCTCTTCCCTGGATCAGCTTGTTCCCCAAACCCAACCCTCGAGTCCTCGACCGCAGCACGCAGAGCGGCGCAGCCATGGTGCTCGAGGTCCGTACACCCCGCCCCGCGCCCCCAGATCGCTTCTCGCCGGCGTCTGATCCTCACCGATTTCTCACCGCCTGTTTGTTTCCCCCCCTTTTTGCAGTCGACGATGATCTGCATAGACAACTCGGAGTGGATGCGGAACGGCGACTACTCGCCGTCCCGGTTCCAGGCGCAGGCCGACGCCGTCAACCTCATCTGCGGCGCCAAGACCCAGGTGCGAGCCGTCTCGCGCCCCATCGGATCCGATCCGATCGGTTGAGCTAGGGTTTTGGGTTCCGGATCTGACTTTCTTGTTTGTTTGTTGCCGAGTGTAGTCGAACCCGGAGAATACGGTCGGCGTCATGACCATGGCCGGCAAGGGCGTGCGCGTGCTCGTCACGCCCACCAGCGACCTTGGCAAGATCCTCGCCTGTATGCACGGTAAGCTCCCCATCAATCCCGAATTCCGCCTTTACTAGAGTGGCTTATTGCTCGAACCAGCGGAGAACTTGTGGACCTAGTAGTAGTTAGTTTAAGGCGCCAGTGTGTAAGCTCGTTGGCTTAGGTTAGGATATATAATGCTCTAGCCCTGTGGATGGCTCTTGGTCATAGTATGTTTGCCTTCGGTTTAGGATTCTTATTACGTGAACTACATAGCTGTACACCACCTTGATGCCCAACAATTTAACGTGCAGGCCTGGAGGTTGGAGCTGAAGCGAACCTGGCTGCAGCCATCCAGGTCGCTCAACTGGCGCTGAAGCATCGCCAGAACAAGAGGCAGCAGCAGAGAATTATAGTGTTCATCGGAAGGTATGTTGAGCAAAGATAAACTTCCCTGTCTCTTTCTGTATCTGAACCATGGCTAACGAAAGTGTTCCTCATCTCTCAGCCCTGTGACATACGACAAGAAGATGTTGGAGCAAATAGGGAAGAAGCTCAAGAAGAACAACGTTGCTCTTGACGTTGTTGATTTTGGTGAAGCTGATGACGAGAAGCCCGAGAAGCTGGAAGCGCTGATTGCTGCTTGTAACAGCAGTGACAGCAGCCACATCGTCCATGTTCCTCCGGGTGAACATGCCCTTTCTGATGTTCTTATAAGGTAATGAACTTTGTTTCGAGTTCTCAGGGCTCTATCTAGGTTAATGTGATAACCTTCTTGTGTAGACACCTTATTGTTCTTCTTTTCGCAGCACTCCTATCTTTACCGGTGAAGAAGGTGGAAGTGGTTTTGCTGCTTCTGCAGCTGCCGCTGCAGCTACTGGAGCTACTGGATATGATTTTGGCGTTGACCCAAATGTGGATCCAGAGTTGGCGCTTGCCTTGCGGTTGTCTATGGAAGAAGAGCGGGCAAGGCAAGAGGCTATCGCGAAAAAGGCTGCTGAAGAATCTTCTGGTGCTGACAATAAggaggcctcaagctcaaacaccGATTCTGTTATGGCTGATGCAGAACCTGCCTCAAATGCTTCTGCTGATGATAAGGGAGATCAACCAAAGGTATTTTCATTATCCAACATCTGTTACATGTTGTGAGCTTTCTGATCTTGGATGCTTATATCATAGTAAACTAAACCAGTTTTAGCTTCAAACTATGCTCATTGACTACAGTACTTTCTCTAAAATTGTGACTTGCATAATTCCTTGTCATGTGCATGGACACATTAGTGAGTAATGTTCATATAGAAGCAACACAAAATGCAAATAAAGGTCCACGTTTTGATTAGGTAGTCTTGTAACTATATGCTTTGCATGGATTACAATGGAGTATCACTGATGCAACTTCTTGCCTAGTTCTTTCTTGGTTTGTAACATACAACAAGGTTAACACCATTGTTTGCACCAAAACAAACAATGGTGTATATGCTTTGCATGAATCTCTCGGTGGCATCTAAGGACCTGTTTCGGCTCTATTGTATCCTATGGATGTTTATATTAGTGGTGATACCAGATGGCTAATATAGTTGGAGTTGTGGTTTgcaggatgatgatgatgctgatctACTACAGAAGGCTCTAGCAATGTCAATGGACGAGGGAGCTTCAGGAGCTGCAGCTGTGGCTGATGCCGCTATGGCTGAAGCTGCTGCAGATGACCAGGATTTGGCATTGGGTAGGTCACATATTGTTTCTTAGCTCAGTTGGATTATTATATTATGAAGTTTATTTAAAATCATGGAGAAGAATATGATTACTCGTTTAGAGACATTAGCTAGTCCCATATTTATCCTTGTGTAGGTCAATGTTTACTTCTATCACTGATACTCATAAAAAGCTCACCTTGAAATTTTGtgttatgcatatgttgcatactTGAACAGCTTCTGTTTTGACCTCAGATTGGAATTAGTATGTTCTTATATGTATTTTTTATTTGTATGCAGCTCTTCAAATGTCTGTCCAGGATGCAGAAATGCCTGGTCAATCTGATATGAGCAAAGTGTTTGAAGACAGATCATTTGTGACATCCATCCTTAATTCGGTAAAGCCATCTCTTAGAGAACCGATTACATGTAATAATG contains:
- the LOC124701909 gene encoding 26S proteasome non-ATPase regulatory subunit 4 homolog isoform X1, which codes for MVLESTMICIDNSEWMRNGDYSPSRFQAQADAVNLICGAKTQSNPENTVGVMTMAGKGVRVLVTPTSDLGKILACMHGLEVGAEANLAAAIQVAQLALKHRQNKRQQQRIIVFIGSPVTYDKKMLEQIGKKLKKNNVALDVVDFGEADDEKPEKLEALIAACNSSDSSHIVHVPPGEHALSDVLISTPIFTGEEGGSGFAASAAAAAATGATGYDFGVDPNVDPELALALRLSMEEERARQEAIAKKAAEESSGADNKEASSSNTDSVMADAEPASNASADDKGDQPKDDDDADLLQKALAMSMDEGASGAAAVADAAMAEAAADDQDLALALQMSVQDAEMPGQSDMSKVFEDRSFVTSILNSLPGVDPNDPSVKDLLASLHGQAEQEENKDKSDKADKPEDGKN
- the LOC124701909 gene encoding 26S proteasome non-ATPase regulatory subunit 4 homolog isoform X2 produces the protein MVLESTMICIDNSEWMRNGDYSPSRFQAQADAVNLICGAKTQSNPENTVGVMTMAGKGVRVLVTPTSDLGKILACMHGLEVGAEANLAAAIQVAQLALKHRQNKRQQQRIIVFIGSPVTYDKKMLEQIGKKLKKNNVALDVVDFGEADDEKPEKLEALIAACNSSDSSHIVHVPPGEHALSDVLISTPIFTGEEGGSGFAASAAAAAATGATGYDFGVDPNVDPELALALRLSMEEERARQEAIAKKAAEESSGADNKEASSSNTDSVMADAEPASNASADDKGDQPKDDDDADLLQKALAMSMDEGASGAAAVADAAMAEAAADDQDLALALQMSVQDAEMPGQSDMSKVFEDRSFVTSILNSLPGVDPNDPSVKDLLASLHGQAEEENKDKSDKADKPEDGKN